In Mycobacterium sp. Aquia_216, a genomic segment contains:
- a CDS encoding helix-turn-helix domain-containing protein, with translation METELIPELGQRLREMRKLRGRSVREQARILKVSPSTLSELERGIAGISLQRLQAVAQSLGVSMADLLTPNGASSASGHPLEIITPADLGSATVHPGPGLHYALVGSGGQHRLQPYRVTFDAGASAPEPIRHAGQEFCYVLFGEVYLHLGDNQYLVTAGSFARFDSDIPHAFSNASQTNVAGFVGAGTPAW, from the coding sequence GTGGAAACTGAGCTGATTCCCGAGCTCGGTCAACGGCTGCGTGAGATGCGCAAGCTGCGTGGTCGCTCCGTTCGCGAACAAGCTCGGATCCTAAAGGTAAGTCCCTCAACGCTTTCCGAGCTGGAACGGGGAATCGCCGGCATTTCGTTGCAGCGTCTGCAAGCCGTTGCGCAGAGTTTGGGGGTCAGCATGGCCGACCTTCTTACACCCAACGGTGCTTCTTCTGCCAGTGGACATCCTCTAGAAATCATCACTCCCGCTGACCTCGGCTCCGCCACCGTCCATCCCGGCCCTGGCCTGCACTACGCGCTCGTAGGGTCCGGTGGTCAGCACAGACTGCAGCCCTACCGGGTCACCTTCGACGCTGGCGCCAGTGCCCCTGAACCGATCCGCCATGCCGGACAAGAATTCTGTTACGTGCTCTTCGGAGAGGTGTATCTGCACCTGGGAGACAATCAGTACCTGGTGACTGCGGGAAGCTTCGCGCGCTTCGACAGCGACATTCCCCACGCGTTTTCAAACGCATCGCAGACAAACGTCGCCGGCTTCGTCGGTGCCGGAACTCCGGCCTGGTAA
- a CDS encoding methyltransferase yields MTPRESDAGDQVDPHEEMAQLLLGHWRSQAIRAIAELSIADHLVGGGLTAAEIATRADSAQDSTFRLLRAGIACGLLRADRDGRFFSTPLLETLRRDAPRSLRSMALSFTDVGHWKSWLGFVTAVRTGHADVREVLGMDWFDYLEQHPDQAHQSASAMAALTSLWAGGVGTAIDTTNVKLAVDVGGSTGAFLRMLQESNPTLRGIVFDRPNVAAEVAMRIAHSEVGQRTEVVGGDFFKSLPVGDLYLLKHILHNWDDDRCVQILSCCREAMIPGGRIAIAELIVGSLSEPGVAALMDLRMLVAHGGRERSLQEYDALLGAAGLRRTAVATTGSPLSVIEAVAA; encoded by the coding sequence ATGACACCGCGGGAATCCGATGCGGGCGACCAGGTCGATCCGCATGAAGAGATGGCGCAGCTATTGCTCGGCCACTGGAGGAGTCAAGCGATTCGGGCGATCGCCGAGCTGTCGATTGCCGATCATCTGGTCGGCGGCGGCTTGACGGCGGCTGAGATTGCCACACGGGCGGATAGCGCGCAGGACAGCACTTTTCGGCTTTTACGCGCTGGAATCGCGTGCGGACTATTGAGAGCCGACCGCGATGGCCGATTTTTCAGCACGCCATTGCTTGAGACGTTGCGCCGGGATGCGCCACGGTCGTTGCGGAGTATGGCGCTGTCGTTCACAGATGTTGGCCATTGGAAGAGTTGGCTTGGATTCGTAACCGCCGTGCGCACCGGTCACGCCGACGTGCGCGAGGTGCTGGGGATGGACTGGTTTGACTACCTCGAGCAGCATCCCGATCAGGCACACCAATCGGCCTCTGCGATGGCGGCTTTGACGTCGTTGTGGGCGGGCGGTGTTGGCACCGCGATCGACACCACGAACGTGAAATTGGCAGTCGACGTTGGTGGTTCGACCGGCGCGTTTCTGCGGATGCTCCAAGAGAGTAATCCAACGCTTCGAGGGATAGTCTTCGACCGACCCAACGTTGCGGCTGAGGTGGCGATGCGGATCGCACACAGCGAGGTTGGACAGCGTACCGAGGTAGTGGGCGGCGACTTTTTCAAATCACTACCCGTCGGCGATCTGTACTTGCTCAAGCACATTCTGCACAACTGGGACGACGACAGGTGCGTCCAAATACTGTCCTGCTGCCGCGAAGCGATGATTCCCGGTGGTCGGATCGCGATCGCCGAGCTGATCGTGGGCAGCCTGAGTGAGCCTGGTGTCGCGGCACTGATGGATTTACGAATGCTGGTGGCTCACGGCGGGCGCGAACGCTCACTGCAGGAGTACGACGCTCTCCTGGGTGCGGCTGGTCTGCGACGCACAGCCGTCGCGACGACCGGTAGTCCACTGAGTGTCATCGAGGCTGTAGCGGCTTGA
- a CDS encoding GMC family oxidoreductase produces the protein MSPVAEFDFIIVGAGSAGCLLANRLSANPDRRVLLIEAGGEDDWFWIKVPVGYLYTIANPRTDWCFTTEADPGLAGRRIHYARGRVIGGCSSINAMIHMRGQASDYDLWAQATGDERWRWGGPDRPGETLAIYKKLEDYFGGADDYHGAGGEIRVERPRVRWKILDAWQAAAAEMGIYPIDEFNRGVNAGSAYFHVNQRRGRRWSMADAFLHPIAHRPNLTIYTQTQALQLLMDDHVPEDQRRGAWTTAQRRVIGLRLLRGGQAIDVRARHEVILSAGAIGSPHLMQVSGLGPAGLLARHQVPVAVDLPGVGENLQDHLQIRTIYRIRGAPTVNTLYRNWISRAGMGLQYLFLRSGPMTMPPSTLGAFAKSDLALESADLEWHVQPLSLPKFGEPLHPFGAITPSVCNLRPSSRGHVRIASADPLTYPKILCNYLSTDADRHIAVKGLRMTRQIMAAPALARFGPQELFPGPQLVSDEELQKAAGELGTTIFHPVGTCAMGAFDGHGRPRSAATVLDTDCRVYRVAGLRVVDASAMPTIISGNTNAPVMLIAERAARAIVG, from the coding sequence ATGAGCCCGGTCGCCGAATTCGACTTCATCATCGTGGGAGCAGGCAGCGCAGGCTGCCTGCTCGCCAACCGGCTCAGCGCCAACCCTGATCGCCGTGTGCTGCTGATTGAGGCCGGCGGCGAAGACGACTGGTTCTGGATCAAGGTGCCGGTGGGCTATCTGTACACAATCGCCAACCCCCGCACCGACTGGTGCTTCACGACCGAGGCCGACCCCGGCCTGGCCGGCCGCAGGATTCACTACGCGCGGGGCCGTGTGATCGGCGGCTGCTCGTCGATCAACGCCATGATCCACATGCGTGGTCAGGCCAGCGATTACGACCTGTGGGCGCAGGCCACCGGTGACGAGCGATGGCGTTGGGGCGGCCCGGACCGCCCCGGCGAGACGCTGGCGATCTACAAAAAGCTGGAGGACTACTTCGGCGGAGCCGACGACTATCACGGCGCCGGTGGTGAGATCCGCGTCGAGCGGCCACGTGTGCGCTGGAAGATCTTGGACGCCTGGCAGGCCGCTGCTGCCGAGATGGGCATCTATCCAATCGACGAATTCAACCGGGGTGTCAACGCCGGCTCTGCGTACTTTCACGTGAACCAACGGCGTGGCCGTCGCTGGTCGATGGCCGACGCCTTCCTGCATCCCATCGCCCACCGGCCGAACCTCACGATTTATACGCAGACCCAGGCCTTGCAGCTTTTGATGGACGACCACGTCCCGGAGGATCAGCGGCGCGGCGCCTGGACCACGGCCCAGCGCCGTGTCATCGGCCTGCGGCTTCTCAGAGGCGGCCAAGCCATCGACGTCCGAGCCCGGCACGAGGTGATCTTGAGTGCCGGAGCTATTGGCTCGCCGCATCTGATGCAGGTTTCGGGTCTGGGCCCAGCCGGGCTGCTCGCCCGCCATCAAGTGCCAGTAGCCGTCGATTTGCCGGGCGTGGGCGAAAACCTCCAGGACCACCTGCAGATTCGAACGATCTACCGGATCCGGGGTGCCCCGACCGTCAACACGCTGTACCGGAACTGGATCAGCCGCGCGGGCATGGGACTTCAGTACCTGTTCTTGCGATCGGGGCCCATGACAATGCCGCCTTCCACGCTTGGGGCTTTCGCCAAGAGCGACCTCGCGCTGGAAAGCGCCGATCTCGAGTGGCATGTGCAGCCCTTGTCGTTGCCGAAGTTCGGCGAACCGCTGCACCCCTTCGGAGCGATCACACCTTCGGTCTGCAATCTGCGACCCAGCTCGCGAGGCCATGTGCGCATCGCCAGTGCAGATCCGCTGACTTACCCGAAGATTTTGTGCAATTACCTGTCGACTGACGCCGACCGTCACATCGCCGTGAAGGGCCTCCGGATGACCCGGCAGATCATGGCGGCGCCAGCCCTGGCCCGCTTCGGCCCGCAGGAGTTGTTCCCCGGCCCGCAACTGGTGAGCGATGAAGAGCTGCAGAAGGCGGCCGGTGAACTCGGTACGACCATTTTCCATCCGGTGGGTACCTGCGCGATGGGAGCCTTTGACGGCCACGGGCGACCGCGTTCGGCCGCCACGGTACTCGACACCGACTGCCGCGTGTATCGCGTCGCCGGCCTTCGAGTGGTCGATGCGTCGGCTATGCCGACCATCATTTCCGGCAACACGAACGCGCCGGTGATGCTCATCGCTGAGCGCGCAGCGCGGGCGATTGTGGGATAA
- a CDS encoding flavin-containing monooxygenase, giving the protein MTVNVETVDAVVVGGGFGGIRTVDLFKNRLGLDKVVGVEKGGALGGAWYWNQYPGAQTDTETWVYRFSDDRSEPNWNSRYLKAEQLQEQIHDTATKSGVAEQYIFNNAVVSAHYDEDTKRWNILTDQGRQFSATYFVTALGILTNPYVPNWPGKESYQGIAFHSARWPKELDVTGKRVAVVGTGPSGSQIVANIHPLAKEVTVFQRRAQYVVPINNREVDEAEKQEILANYDAVWDTVFNSLFAMGFVEGSQSALEVSEAERQEVYERVWNKGGGFRFFFETFSDIATNEEANETAAAFVRSKIASIVEDPKTAALLQPTGLYGGRPLSADGYYEAFNEPHVSLVDISENEIAEITPTGVKLQDGQTFDADVIVYATGFDGVDGAYRNIDITGRHGVKLFDAWKDESNALYGVSVSGFPNFFTVTGPGGPFANMLPSIELQVGFIAQLVEEARARQQQSVEANAEAQVRWAETVQEISKLTVFDKVKSWIQNDNIEGKKKYSAFFLGGLQTYDSKLSDEANAKYASFEFSS; this is encoded by the coding sequence ATGACAGTCAACGTTGAGACGGTCGACGCGGTCGTAGTCGGTGGCGGTTTTGGTGGAATTCGAACCGTCGACCTGTTCAAGAATCGACTCGGCCTCGATAAGGTCGTTGGCGTCGAGAAAGGCGGAGCCCTGGGCGGGGCCTGGTACTGGAACCAGTACCCGGGCGCCCAAACCGACACCGAGACTTGGGTATATCGCTTCTCCGATGATCGCAGCGAGCCGAACTGGAATTCGCGCTACCTCAAGGCCGAGCAACTCCAGGAGCAGATCCACGACACAGCCACGAAAAGCGGTGTTGCAGAACAGTATATCTTTAACAACGCCGTAGTCTCGGCTCACTACGATGAGGACACCAAGCGGTGGAACATCCTCACAGACCAAGGTCGGCAGTTCTCCGCAACCTACTTCGTAACCGCGCTCGGCATCCTCACCAACCCCTACGTACCCAATTGGCCAGGTAAGGAGTCTTACCAAGGCATCGCCTTCCATTCGGCACGGTGGCCGAAAGAGCTCGACGTGACCGGTAAGCGTGTAGCCGTCGTCGGCACCGGACCCTCTGGCAGCCAGATTGTGGCCAACATCCACCCTCTCGCAAAAGAGGTCACGGTCTTCCAACGCCGGGCACAGTACGTCGTCCCGATTAACAACCGCGAGGTGGACGAGGCAGAGAAGCAGGAGATCTTGGCCAACTATGATGCTGTCTGGGACACAGTCTTCAATTCCTTATTCGCGATGGGGTTCGTCGAGGGCAGTCAATCCGCCCTAGAGGTCTCCGAAGCAGAACGCCAGGAAGTGTATGAGCGAGTCTGGAATAAGGGTGGCGGCTTCCGCTTCTTCTTCGAGACATTCTCCGACATTGCCACCAATGAGGAGGCCAATGAGACCGCGGCAGCTTTCGTGCGCAGCAAAATAGCATCGATCGTCGAAGACCCCAAGACCGCCGCCCTGCTCCAACCGACCGGTCTCTACGGAGGCAGGCCACTGTCCGCCGATGGCTACTACGAAGCTTTCAACGAGCCGCATGTATCCCTAGTCGACATCAGCGAGAACGAGATCGCAGAGATCACGCCGACCGGTGTGAAATTGCAAGACGGGCAGACGTTCGATGCCGACGTCATCGTCTACGCGACTGGTTTTGATGGCGTCGACGGAGCCTACCGAAACATCGACATCACCGGCCGACACGGAGTGAAATTGTTCGATGCCTGGAAAGACGAGTCGAACGCTCTCTATGGAGTCAGCGTTTCCGGATTCCCCAACTTCTTCACTGTGACCGGACCGGGAGGTCCTTTCGCGAACATGCTGCCGTCGATCGAGCTGCAAGTTGGTTTTATCGCCCAATTGGTCGAGGAGGCTCGCGCACGACAACAGCAGTCGGTCGAAGCGAATGCCGAGGCGCAGGTCCGCTGGGCCGAGACCGTCCAGGAGATCTCGAAGCTGACGGTCTTCGACAAGGTCAAGTCGTGGATCCAAAACGACAACATCGAAGGGAAGAAGAAGTACAGCGCCTTCTTCCTGGGAGGGCTACAGACCTACGACAGTAAGCTGAGCGACGAAGCCAACGCGAAGTACGCCTCCTTCGAGTTCAGTTCCTGA
- a CDS encoding 3-oxoacyl-ACP reductase family protein, whose protein sequence is MSTAPLAGRRALVTGGSRGIGAGIVRRLAADGAAVAFTYASSAVEADKLVAEVTADGAKAGAIQADSADPAQVDAAVEQAVADLGGLDILVNNAGTAHMAPIDEYPQEQFDRVVAINIGGVYSAIRSAIGHLGRGSRIINIGSINADRVPVAGLAVYAMTKGAVASLTRGLARELGPRGITVNNVQPGPIDTDLNPATGEFANAMRQVMALDHYGHPSDTAAVVSFLAGPESGFVTGANWNVDGGYTA, encoded by the coding sequence ATGAGCACAGCACCCCTAGCCGGACGCCGAGCACTGGTAACGGGAGGCTCGCGCGGAATCGGCGCGGGAATCGTGCGCCGTCTCGCCGCCGACGGCGCCGCGGTGGCGTTCACCTACGCGTCATCGGCCGTCGAGGCCGACAAGCTCGTCGCCGAGGTGACCGCCGACGGGGCCAAGGCAGGGGCCATCCAGGCCGACAGCGCCGATCCGGCACAGGTGGACGCAGCGGTCGAGCAGGCCGTCGCCGACCTCGGCGGATTGGACATCCTGGTCAACAACGCCGGCACCGCGCACATGGCGCCGATCGACGAATATCCACAGGAGCAGTTCGACCGCGTCGTGGCGATCAACATTGGCGGCGTGTACTCGGCGATCCGCAGCGCGATCGGTCACCTCGGCCGAGGGTCGCGAATCATCAACATCGGCAGCATCAACGCCGACCGCGTCCCGGTGGCCGGGTTGGCCGTGTACGCGATGACCAAGGGCGCGGTCGCATCCCTGACCCGTGGTCTGGCCCGCGAACTCGGGCCGCGCGGAATCACCGTGAACAACGTACAGCCGGGCCCGATCGACACCGACTTGAATCCCGCCACGGGCGAATTCGCCAACGCCATGCGGCAAGTCATGGCGTTGGACCACTACGGACACCCCAGTGACACCGCGGCGGTAGTGAGTTTCCTGGCCGGCCCGGAGTCGGGATTCGTGACGGGAGCCAATTGGAACGTCGACGGCGGATACACCGCGTGA
- a CDS encoding IS3 family transposase (programmed frameshift), with product MTRKRHSPEQIVRKLMAADRLLAEGKDTAAVCRELGVSEATYHRWRNQFGGLKAEDAKRLKDLERENATLKRLLADAELEKVARKEIGEGKLLSPERRRAAVRHLQRVLGVSERFASRMTGQHRATKRHEATAATPAVRMPHCATGLRTYAKNHPRRGFRPAYHDARGDGWAVNHKKIQRLWREEGPRVPQRRKRKRHGTCTAPPDVAADAPDRVWAVDFQFDVTTDGRPAKIASIIDEHTRECLGGMVERSITGDHLIDELDRIAAHRGAHPRVLRCDNGPELACSAMADWATGHVGLHFIPPGEPWCNGYVESFNSRIRDECLNINSFWSLAQARIIISDWKHDYNHCRRHSSWATNPSPHAAACTHR from the exons ATGACCAGGAAACGGCATAGCCCCGAGCAGATTGTGCGAAAACTGATGGCGGCCGATCGGCTGTTGGCCGAGGGCAAGGACACCGCGGCGGTGTGCCGCGAGCTCGGGGTTTCCGAGGCTACCTATCACCGGTGGCGTAACCAGTTCGGTGGCCTGAAGGCCGAGGACGCCAAACGCCTTAAGGACCTCGAACGTGAAAACGCCACCCTCAAGCGGTTATTGGCCGATGCGGAGTTGGAGAAGGTCGCGCGCAAGGAGATCG GCGAAGGGAAACTTCTAAGCCCGGAACGCCGGCGGGCGGCCGTTCGTCACCTCCAACGCGTGCTTGGGGTCAGTGAACGGTTCGCCAGCCGCATGACCGGGCAACACCGCGCCACCAAGCGCCATGAAGCCACCGCGGCGACACCGGCCGTCCGGATGCCGCACTGCGCGACTGGCTTGCGGACCTACGCCAAGAATCATCCCCGCCGTGGCTTCCGGCCGGCTTACCACGACGCCAGAGGTGACGGCTGGGCAGTGAATCACAAGAAGATCCAACGCCTTTGGCGTGAGGAAGGACCGCGGGTGCCGCAGCGTCGAAAGCGTAAACGCCACGGTACCTGCACCGCGCCGCCCGACGTGGCCGCTGATGCGCCTGATCGGGTGTGGGCGGTGGACTTCCAGTTCGACGTCACCACCGACGGGCGACCGGCCAAGATCGCCTCGATCATCGACGAGCACACCCGAGAATGCCTCGGCGGGATGGTCGAACGCAGCATCACCGGCGATCACCTCATCGACGAACTCGACCGCATAGCCGCACACCGCGGCGCCCATCCCCGGGTCCTGCGTTGCGACAACGGACCCGAATTAGCATGCAGCGCAATGGCTGACTGGGCCACCGGGCACGTCGGGTTGCACTTCATCCCACCCGGCGAGCCCTGGTGCAACGGCTACGTCGAATCGTTCAACTCCCGCATCCGCGACGAATGCCTCAACATCAACAGCTTCTGGTCGCTAGCTCAAGCTCGCATCATCATCAGCGACTGGAAACACGACTACAACCACTGCCGTCGCCACTCATCCTGGGCTACCAACCCCAGCCCGCATGCTGCCGCCTGTACCCACCGATGA
- a CDS encoding DUF1906 domain-containing protein, producing MHILPVEASSARPRVVSRRDALRYATALAGLGAASVACGMPMAAAAAAPQLIDFAARQIPAQQIRAAGYSGVVNYVSESRPGSSFGAKPITRPYADSLKAAGLVIVSNYQYGKPGSSAPSDFTRGYAGGIADARTAWQLHTAAGGSQGAPIFFTIDEDINRDTWNRTALQWFRGINSVLGVQRTGVYGGIRVCQWAAADGVVGSSSTPGRRWIWQTRAWSGNQVHPAAVLYQRVVSTSSNPGPKVGGLEVDVNDVLASDCGQWNLHASHPSGDVR from the coding sequence ATGCACATTCTGCCTGTGGAGGCCAGTAGCGCGCGACCGCGTGTCGTTTCCCGGCGCGATGCGCTGCGCTACGCCACGGCGTTGGCTGGCCTGGGTGCTGCATCAGTAGCCTGCGGCATGCCTATGGCGGCCGCCGCAGCTGCACCCCAATTGATCGACTTCGCCGCACGCCAGATTCCTGCGCAGCAGATTCGAGCCGCCGGCTATAGCGGGGTGGTCAACTACGTTTCGGAGTCGCGTCCTGGCTCATCGTTTGGCGCCAAGCCGATCACTCGGCCCTACGCCGACTCATTGAAAGCCGCGGGCTTGGTGATCGTCAGTAACTACCAATACGGCAAACCGGGTAGCTCGGCACCGTCGGACTTCACGCGCGGCTACGCCGGCGGCATCGCGGACGCGCGCACCGCCTGGCAGCTGCACACCGCCGCGGGCGGCAGCCAGGGTGCACCGATTTTCTTCACCATCGACGAGGACATCAATCGCGACACCTGGAATCGCACCGCGCTGCAGTGGTTTCGCGGAATCAACTCGGTTCTTGGGGTTCAACGCACAGGGGTCTACGGAGGCATCAGGGTGTGTCAGTGGGCGGCGGCCGATGGCGTTGTTGGGTCTTCGAGCACACCTGGCCGTCGCTGGATCTGGCAAACTCGAGCTTGGTCCGGCAATCAGGTCCACCCCGCCGCTGTTCTCTACCAGCGAGTCGTGAGCACCTCGTCCAATCCCGGGCCGAAGGTCGGCGGACTCGAAGTCGACGTCAACGACGTGCTCGCTTCCGACTGCGGCCAGTGGAACCTCCATGCGAGCCATCCAAGTGGCGACGTGCGGTAG
- a CDS encoding DUF1942 domain-containing protein, whose product MAFSHIASKISAVTAVLAAAGVVAATPAFADPQLLPFGQTAEISSMGGTIDYTVSSLQPSGHNDGVWYSDVTAKGVSGNATPNIGDFNARAANSSTFAVMKGNQTDGLPEGPLPLGTPVTGRLYFNVRNGTNPDSVVYRDAGGTDKVVWKS is encoded by the coding sequence GTGGCGTTCTCACACATTGCATCGAAGATATCGGCAGTAACGGCCGTATTGGCTGCGGCCGGAGTTGTCGCGGCGACACCGGCATTCGCCGATCCCCAATTGCTGCCATTCGGCCAGACGGCGGAGATTTCCAGTATGGGCGGCACCATCGACTACACCGTGAGTAGCCTGCAGCCCAGCGGCCATAACGACGGAGTGTGGTACTCCGACGTGACGGCCAAAGGAGTGAGCGGTAACGCGACTCCGAACATTGGTGACTTCAACGCGCGAGCCGCCAACAGTTCAACGTTCGCGGTGATGAAGGGCAATCAGACCGACGGCCTCCCCGAGGGGCCGCTCCCCTTGGGCACCCCGGTCACGGGGCGGCTTTACTTCAACGTTCGCAATGGCACGAACCCCGACAGCGTTGTGTACCGGGACGCCGGAGGCACCGACAAGGTCGTCTGGAAGAGCTAG
- a CDS encoding alpha/beta fold hydrolase — protein MSTFVLIHGACHDGRAWDQVIARLEDFGHTAFGPTVAGHGRGADPHVTHAQSTKSIVDFTVGHDLSDVVLVGHSYGGTIISKVVEAIPERVRRLVFWSAFVLDDGESMMDAFPPPMREMLTQLAARSPDNTVTLPFEVWRDVLLNDADEQLARRSYEQLSPEPFGQLFERLDLKKFHALPTPRSYLVGTEDMIPPGDPHWHRRMAARLGEHRFIEMSGGHELLFTNPIGLADRIIEAGRDD, from the coding sequence ATGTCTACCTTTGTTCTCATTCATGGCGCGTGTCACGACGGGCGCGCCTGGGACCAGGTCATCGCTCGACTCGAGGATTTCGGCCACACCGCGTTCGGACCTACTGTGGCTGGCCACGGCAGGGGCGCGGACCCGCACGTGACTCATGCTCAATCCACCAAGTCGATAGTGGATTTCACTGTCGGCCATGACCTCAGCGATGTGGTGCTGGTCGGTCATAGCTACGGCGGCACCATCATAAGCAAAGTCGTCGAAGCGATTCCCGAACGAGTGCGACGGCTGGTGTTTTGGAGTGCATTTGTCCTCGATGACGGCGAGTCGATGATGGACGCGTTTCCGCCGCCCATGCGCGAGATGTTGACTCAACTGGCGGCCCGTTCGCCAGACAACACGGTCACACTGCCCTTCGAGGTCTGGCGCGACGTCCTATTGAACGATGCCGATGAGCAATTGGCACGCCGTTCATATGAGCAGCTGTCACCAGAACCGTTCGGTCAACTATTCGAACGACTAGATCTCAAGAAATTTCACGCATTACCCACACCGCGGAGCTATCTAGTCGGAACCGAAGACATGATTCCGCCCGGCGACCCGCACTGGCATCGCCGAATGGCTGCACGACTGGGTGAGCATCGTTTCATTGAGATGTCTGGAGGACACGAGCTGCTCTTTACCAATCCCATCGGGTTGGCCGACAGGATCATCGAGGCGGGACGTGATGACTGA
- a CDS encoding LGFP repeat-containing protein, producing MRSIAYRHAAVVGLAVVALITVGCSNGKSVDATAPPQGGVNATSTSKAPAQPAEVKLVGVDNVEVTLTGPIAAKYSSATESQKQALGKPLTGDRNAGTRDSGVVFQQFQGGVITAKNGEPGTPAYITLGKIREAWNIPRGPDGAPAVTGNNGSAGPLGLPISDANTVGDQLVETFEHGTIAYNTKTSQVEVTVNGKVVPSGL from the coding sequence ATGAGATCGATCGCATACCGCCACGCGGCTGTCGTCGGCCTGGCCGTCGTCGCGCTGATCACCGTGGGCTGCAGCAATGGCAAGAGCGTCGACGCAACGGCACCGCCCCAAGGCGGGGTGAACGCCACCTCCACGTCTAAAGCCCCAGCGCAGCCGGCCGAGGTGAAGCTCGTCGGGGTCGACAACGTCGAGGTGACTCTGACCGGCCCGATCGCGGCCAAGTACTCGTCGGCAACCGAGAGTCAGAAGCAGGCTCTCGGCAAGCCACTGACGGGTGACCGCAACGCGGGGACACGGGACAGCGGCGTGGTGTTCCAGCAGTTCCAGGGCGGCGTAATCACCGCCAAAAACGGTGAGCCTGGCACGCCCGCATACATCACCCTTGGGAAGATTCGGGAAGCCTGGAATATCCCACGCGGCCCGGACGGCGCGCCCGCGGTCACTGGCAATAACGGTTCGGCAGGTCCGCTGGGCCTACCCATCAGCGATGCGAACACCGTCGGCGATCAGCTCGTGGAGACGTTCGAGCACGGCACGATCGCGTACAACACGAAGACCAGCCAGGTCGAGGTGACGGTCAACGGCAAGGTCGTACCGTCCGGGCTGTAG
- a CDS encoding oxygenase MpaB family protein yields MQTTFDPELVIPQEARVTEFTGDNSLSRKDLFQHPIPAGSLIWKYWGRLDVIFFGSGVVGTIAGAWPQMAKATTNSVLFTGDSSFGARAKIYKIRRQRSREYIYGTVYDAPEDAKKYGLKTRNMHKSVKGTLHDGTYHSLNAETFYFAHVTFFYHLLIIITEQLYFDGSMPRAMKEQMFEESKEWYSMWGVDDSPQPDTYDDFERYLENIERNHLVNSQVSQVMLEQFMERRLAPRWWPPVMKKFVWPWWAARRQVVVNSFPPHVQELFNLEWTPEDEEISRRFMRMYRRFYAVLERILPLKFLYLPIAVRGFEREGVDPRNITLESAQQALRENRARRAARENTPTDETDGVLASS; encoded by the coding sequence ATGCAGACAACATTTGATCCAGAGCTCGTCATTCCGCAAGAAGCTAGGGTGACAGAATTCACCGGTGATAACAGTTTGTCACGGAAAGATCTTTTTCAGCATCCGATTCCCGCAGGTTCCCTGATATGGAAGTATTGGGGCCGTCTTGATGTGATATTTTTCGGCAGCGGGGTAGTGGGCACCATTGCGGGGGCGTGGCCGCAGATGGCGAAGGCGACCACGAATTCTGTTCTTTTCACTGGTGACAGTTCTTTCGGTGCACGCGCTAAAATTTATAAGATACGGCGTCAGAGATCTCGTGAGTACATTTATGGCACTGTGTACGACGCTCCGGAAGATGCGAAGAAATACGGACTGAAGACTCGTAATATGCACAAGTCCGTCAAAGGCACCCTGCATGACGGCACGTATCATTCTTTGAATGCGGAAACCTTCTATTTTGCGCATGTCACCTTCTTTTACCATCTTCTGATAATAATCACCGAGCAGCTGTATTTCGACGGGTCCATGCCACGGGCGATGAAGGAGCAGATGTTCGAGGAATCCAAGGAGTGGTACAGCATGTGGGGAGTGGACGATAGCCCCCAGCCGGATACCTACGACGATTTCGAGCGGTATCTGGAAAACATCGAGCGCAATCATTTAGTGAATTCACAGGTATCTCAGGTCATGCTGGAACAATTCATGGAGCGCCGCCTGGCGCCGCGGTGGTGGCCTCCAGTCATGAAAAAATTTGTGTGGCCCTGGTGGGCGGCGCGGCGGCAAGTCGTTGTCAATAGTTTTCCGCCCCATGTGCAGGAGCTGTTCAATTTAGAGTGGACCCCGGAGGACGAGGAGATTTCGCGCCGCTTTATGCGTATGTATCGGAGGTTCTACGCAGTTCTTGAGCGCATTCTCCCGCTGAAGTTTCTCTACTTGCCGATTGCGGTGAGAGGCTTTGAGCGGGAAGGGGTCGATCCACGCAACATCACCCTGGAGTCCGCACAGCAAGCGCTCCGGGAAAACCGCGCCCGCCGCGCCGCGCGAGAGAATACACCAACAGATGAGACGGATGGGGTGCTCGCTTCCAGCTAA